A stretch of the Halomonas sp. BDJS001 genome encodes the following:
- a CDS encoding DUF484 family protein, whose protein sequence is MSQAPEPRKTLEPDQVAFWLARHPDFFVGREGLLQQLQVPHPHIDGAVSLLERLVLDLRKRAETAEGRLEHLLETARHNESQYRRLRETLIALVEAPDRDALAQALATQLSERFETPAMALWCPSTLSDSEPTPPQAPRHVLDQHASARLSALLDGRTSRCVKLSVSDWKCLLPHVKAPRKAGSCAISRLSAGDPLGYLLLASPSPDAYRASMDTLFTEYLGDIVARLLVRLGDHGG, encoded by the coding sequence ATGTCACAAGCCCCCGAACCCCGCAAAACGCTCGAGCCTGATCAAGTGGCGTTCTGGCTGGCGCGCCATCCCGATTTTTTCGTCGGCCGTGAAGGGCTGCTTCAGCAGTTACAGGTGCCTCACCCGCATATCGACGGGGCGGTATCGCTGCTAGAGCGCCTGGTGCTGGATCTGCGTAAGCGTGCGGAAACCGCCGAGGGTCGCCTTGAACACCTGCTGGAGACCGCTCGCCATAACGAGTCCCAGTACCGTCGGCTGCGGGAAACGTTGATAGCGCTGGTGGAAGCGCCAGACCGCGATGCGCTGGCGCAAGCATTGGCCACCCAGCTGAGCGAGCGCTTTGAGACCCCAGCCATGGCGCTGTGGTGCCCTTCCACGTTAAGCGATAGTGAACCGACGCCGCCCCAGGCGCCGCGGCACGTGCTGGATCAGCATGCCAGCGCGCGGTTGTCGGCGCTGCTGGATGGCCGCACCAGCCGCTGTGTGAAACTGAGTGTCAGCGACTGGAAGTGCCTGTTGCCCCATGTCAAAGCACCCCGCAAAGCGGGCTCCTGTGCGATTTCACGCCTCTCCGCGGGTGACCCCTTGGGCTATTTGCTACTCGCCAGCCCCAGCCCTGACGCTTACCGCGCCAGTATGGACACGTTGTTCACCGAGTACTTGGGCGATATCGTCGCGCGCTTGCTGGTGCGACTGGGCGACCATGGTGGATGA
- the lptM gene encoding LPS translocon maturation chaperone LptM, which translates to MKTLAIIALSALLLTAVVGCGQKGPLYLPDDAPADEQSTQSSDQPSE; encoded by the coding sequence ATGAAAACGCTGGCAATCATCGCTCTTTCGGCGTTGCTGTTAACTGCGGTTGTTGGCTGTGGGCAAAAAGGGCCGCTTTATCTGCCGGACGATGCACCTGCTGACGAGCAATCTACCCAGTCGTCTGACCAGCCCTCTGAATAG
- a CDS encoding tyrosine recombinase XerC, with product MVDETPLVETPITERVGAFLATLASHASPATVEAYRHDLAALCAFTERRAVKDPAALDTALLRAFLGSERSRGLAPRSLARRRAALSQFADYLVKQGVLADNPVGLLRTPKQPSHLPRPVDVDALARFLDTPHDGSPLGVRDQAILELFYSSGLRLAELAALDLGDLQNSRVRVMGKGGKPRQVPVGRRAQQALAEWLGCRSALAPMTEQALFVGQRGQRLGHRAIQKRLAQLSVARGLPEHLHPHRLRHSFASHLLESSQDLRAVQELLGHANLSTTQIYTRLDWQHLATSYDAAHPRAKRGPNDPTNSPRSKP from the coding sequence ATGGTGGATGAGACACCCCTGGTTGAAACGCCGATAACCGAGCGCGTTGGGGCCTTTCTAGCGACGCTGGCGTCCCATGCCAGTCCGGCCACTGTCGAGGCGTACCGGCACGATCTGGCCGCGCTGTGTGCCTTCACCGAACGTCGCGCAGTGAAGGATCCCGCGGCGTTAGATACCGCGCTGCTGCGGGCGTTTTTGGGCTCAGAGCGCAGCCGGGGCCTGGCGCCCAGGAGCCTGGCCCGGCGGCGGGCGGCGCTTTCACAGTTCGCCGACTATCTGGTCAAACAGGGCGTACTGGCTGATAATCCGGTGGGGTTGTTGCGTACGCCAAAGCAGCCCAGCCATCTGCCGCGCCCAGTGGATGTTGACGCCCTGGCGCGCTTCCTCGATACCCCCCACGACGGCTCGCCGCTGGGCGTGCGGGATCAAGCCATTCTTGAGCTGTTTTACTCCAGCGGTCTGCGCTTGGCGGAGCTGGCGGCGCTCGATTTAGGCGATTTGCAAAACAGCCGGGTCAGGGTAATGGGCAAAGGCGGCAAACCCCGCCAGGTACCGGTAGGGCGCCGCGCCCAGCAGGCGCTGGCCGAATGGCTCGGGTGTCGCTCCGCGCTGGCGCCCATGACTGAGCAGGCGCTGTTTGTGGGCCAGCGCGGGCAGCGGTTAGGCCACCGCGCCATTCAAAAGCGTTTAGCACAGCTGTCGGTTGCCCGTGGCTTGCCCGAACACCTTCATCCCCACCGTTTGCGCCACTCCTTTGCCAGCCACCTGTTGGAATCAAGCCAGGATCTGCGCGCCGTGCAAGAGCTGCTGGGGCACGCCAATCTGTCGACCACGCAAATTTACACCCGGCTTGACTGGCAGCATCTGGCCACCAGCTACGATGCCGCACACCCCCGGGCCAAGCGAGGCCCCAACGACCCCACGAATAGCCCCAGGAGCAAGCCATGA
- a CDS encoding HAD family hydrolase, whose translation MTMLQAITFDLDDTLWDNHGVMARTEEGHYRWLLEALDTWRAARQEASLGLSHEEGGLDYLQRRQQLAKEVPERRGDFTWLRLRALEAQLEEAGLHRSAALMWASAAMNEFHRLRVQVTPHPEAAGLLAALAERYQLAAITNGNIHLKRQPLAAYFPVAIAAGEILAPKPDPTPFLTALSRLNVAPECAMHVGDSWLEDVLPAQQLGMHAVWISQTEDQPLPPRVHRIAHIKQLPSVLEKL comes from the coding sequence ATGACGATGCTACAGGCGATTACCTTCGACCTGGACGATACGCTGTGGGATAACCATGGAGTGATGGCGCGCACCGAAGAGGGGCACTACCGCTGGCTACTGGAGGCGTTGGATACATGGCGGGCAGCGCGCCAGGAAGCCTCCCTGGGGCTATCCCATGAAGAGGGCGGGCTGGATTATCTCCAGCGTCGTCAACAGTTGGCCAAAGAGGTGCCGGAGCGTCGCGGGGATTTCACCTGGCTGCGTTTGCGTGCCCTGGAGGCCCAGTTAGAAGAGGCAGGTTTGCACCGTAGTGCTGCGTTGATGTGGGCATCCGCGGCGATGAATGAGTTCCACCGCCTGCGCGTGCAGGTTACGCCTCACCCGGAAGCGGCCGGTTTACTGGCTGCCCTGGCGGAACGCTATCAGTTGGCGGCGATCACCAACGGCAATATTCATCTTAAACGACAGCCGCTGGCAGCCTACTTTCCGGTGGCCATTGCCGCAGGCGAGATATTGGCGCCCAAACCTGATCCTACGCCGTTCCTCACCGCGCTGTCGCGACTAAACGTGGCCCCCGAGTGCGCCATGCATGTGGGTGATTCGTGGCTGGAGGATGTGCTGCCCGCCCAGCAGTTGGGCATGCATGCAGTATGGATTTCTCAAACAGAGGATCAACCACTCCCGCCACGGGTGCATCGCATAGCCCATATTAAACAATTGCCCAGTGTGCTTGAGAAGTTATAA
- a CDS encoding c-type cytochrome, giving the protein MRKLLASLAITMGAVGIAHAQTDYQADADASAGQEMAQTCAACHGQQGISPSGAFPNLAGQQMSYLAKQIMDIRDGNRVVPQMAGQVDDYSDQDAWDVAAHFARQDANLGQTSDEDAELLARGEELYRAGDMSKGIPACSACHTPTGVGIGSAVYPGLSGQHAEYTVSTLQDFAAGERNNSPNNIMGDIASKMSDNDMEAVANYVLGLN; this is encoded by the coding sequence ATGAGAAAGTTACTGGCAAGCCTAGCAATTACCATGGGCGCCGTTGGCATCGCCCACGCACAAACGGACTACCAAGCCGATGCAGACGCATCTGCTGGCCAGGAAATGGCCCAAACTTGCGCCGCCTGCCATGGGCAGCAGGGCATTAGCCCGTCGGGCGCTTTCCCTAACCTGGCCGGTCAGCAGATGTCTTATCTGGCGAAACAGATCATGGATATCCGCGACGGTAATCGCGTGGTTCCCCAAATGGCCGGTCAAGTAGATGACTACTCTGACCAGGACGCATGGGACGTAGCGGCACACTTTGCACGCCAGGATGCCAACCTGGGGCAAACCAGTGATGAGGACGCTGAATTACTGGCCCGCGGTGAAGAGCTTTACCGCGCTGGCGATATGTCGAAAGGCATTCCCGCCTGTTCAGCTTGCCATACGCCAACCGGCGTGGGTATCGGCAGTGCCGTTTACCCAGGGCTTTCTGGCCAGCATGCGGAGTACACCGTTTCAACACTCCAGGATTTCGCTGCGGGTGAGCGTAATAATAGCCCCAATAACATCATGGGCGATATCGCTTCAAAAATGAGCGACAACGATATGGAAGCCGTGGCTAATTACGTGCTGGGTTTGAACTAA
- a CDS encoding TRAP transporter small permease subunit, whose translation MSDTTQLPAFIGALDRASEWFGRTLAWLIIIMMLIQFAIVLLRYAFSVNSIFMQELVMYMHASVFMLAAAYTFRHDGHVRVDIFYRGMTPRRQALINVVGIITLLMPVMIFIIASSLGYVANSWRILETSSDYGGIPAVYALKTLIPLFAVLMIVQGVIEVVRNGYVMTGRIVPSAAGGNHLEERV comes from the coding sequence ATGTCGGACACAACACAACTACCTGCGTTTATTGGTGCGCTGGACCGCGCTTCAGAGTGGTTCGGGCGTACCCTTGCGTGGCTGATCATCATAATGATGTTGATTCAGTTCGCGATTGTACTGCTGCGCTACGCCTTCAGTGTGAACAGCATCTTTATGCAAGAGCTCGTGATGTATATGCACGCGAGTGTCTTTATGCTCGCTGCCGCCTATACCTTTCGCCACGACGGTCACGTGCGGGTGGATATCTTCTATCGAGGTATGACACCGCGCCGTCAGGCGTTAATCAATGTAGTGGGTATTATTACCCTACTGATGCCAGTAATGATCTTCATTATCGCTTCCAGCCTGGGTTACGTTGCCAACTCCTGGCGTATTCTGGAAACCTCCTCTGATTACGGCGGTATTCCGGCCGTCTATGCACTAAAAACCTTAATACCGCTGTTTGCCGTACTCATGATCGTGCAAGGCGTGATTGAGGTTGTGCGCAATGGCTATGTGATGACCGGTCGAATAGTGCCGTCTGCTGCCGGTGGCAACCATCTTGAGGAGCGTGTTTGA
- a CDS encoding thiol:disulfide interchange protein DsbA/DsbL encodes MFKTLMVAVAGLGLSAAVSAQEVVEGQHYELLESPVETQVDDGQIEVTEIFWFGCPHCYRLQTPINEWYETLDDDVSVVKMPATMGGDWNTHATAFYAAESLGIEDELHADFFNAIHQENQSLTEPDDIAAFFANYGVSEEEAKQALTDFGVRSEVNDANNRMRKMKLMGVPAIVIDGRYLVTPSSAGSLDNMPKIAEALVEQVREERAE; translated from the coding sequence ATGTTTAAAACGCTAATGGTTGCAGTGGCAGGTTTGGGGCTTTCTGCGGCGGTAAGTGCCCAGGAAGTGGTGGAAGGCCAGCACTATGAGCTGCTTGAATCGCCGGTAGAGACCCAGGTTGACGACGGGCAAATTGAAGTCACTGAAATATTCTGGTTTGGCTGCCCGCACTGCTATCGTCTGCAAACGCCGATTAACGAGTGGTACGAGACGCTGGACGATGATGTGAGTGTCGTCAAGATGCCTGCCACCATGGGCGGTGATTGGAATACCCACGCTACAGCGTTTTACGCGGCGGAGTCGCTGGGCATCGAAGATGAACTCCATGCCGACTTCTTTAACGCCATCCATCAGGAAAATCAATCGCTCACCGAGCCCGATGACATCGCTGCTTTCTTCGCCAACTATGGTGTCAGTGAAGAAGAAGCCAAGCAGGCGTTGACCGACTTTGGTGTGCGCAGTGAAGTGAATGATGCCAATAATCGTATGCGCAAAATGAAGCTAATGGGCGTGCCGGCCATTGTGATTGATGGCCGTTATCTGGTAACGCCGAGTTCTGCTGGCAGCCTCGACAACATGCCGAAAATCGCTGAGGCGTTGGTAGAGCAGGTGCGTGAAGAGCGCGCAGAATAA
- the yihA gene encoding ribosome biogenesis GTP-binding protein YihA/YsxC: MTTHHDSPVPRLNYPTASFLISAPTLALCPDDTGAEVAFAGRSNAGKSSAINALTQQNALARTSRTPGRTQLINFFSVMNDEARRLVDLPGYGYAKVPEAVKLEWQKHLAEYLRNRFSLRGLVLLMDVRHPLTEFDQMMLDYADQRGMPVHILLTKADKLKRGPASAALQKVRSRLKEWEDLVSVQLFSSLKRDGVDTLSQKLNQWLYTPPE, translated from the coding sequence ATGACTACCCACCATGATAGCCCAGTCCCTCGGCTGAACTACCCGACGGCAAGTTTCCTTATTAGCGCCCCTACCTTGGCCCTGTGCCCGGACGATACCGGCGCCGAAGTCGCCTTCGCGGGGCGTTCAAACGCGGGCAAATCAAGTGCTATCAATGCATTAACGCAACAAAATGCGTTAGCACGTACCTCGCGAACGCCAGGGCGCACCCAACTGATCAACTTTTTCAGCGTGATGAACGACGAGGCGCGGCGCTTGGTCGATCTCCCCGGCTACGGCTACGCCAAGGTTCCGGAGGCGGTCAAACTGGAGTGGCAAAAGCATCTAGCCGAGTATTTACGCAACCGTTTTAGCCTGCGCGGCTTAGTACTGCTAATGGACGTGCGCCATCCGCTCACCGAGTTCGACCAAATGATGCTCGACTATGCCGACCAGCGCGGTATGCCGGTGCATATTTTGCTCACCAAAGCCGACAAACTGAAGCGAGGCCCAGCCAGTGCTGCCTTGCAGAAAGTACGCTCACGGTTAAAAGAGTGGGAAGACCTTGTCTCTGTTCAACTGTTCTCTTCACTCAAGCGCGACGGCGTCGATACGCTATCCCAGAAGCTCAACCAGTGGCTGTATACGCCGCCTGAATGA
- a CDS encoding endonuclease/exonuclease/phosphatase family protein, protein MREARERDEAAINGPRSTLFEDGHLRLLTFNLQVGIQTSAYHHYLTRSWQHLLPHPRRQKRLDVMGEVLSKYDVVGLQEVDGGSFRSSRVNQVEYLAAKAGFPHHVQQLNRNLGRIAQHSNGLLSRLVPSQVEEHRLPGTMPGRGAIHARFGEGPDALHIFVAHLALSHRGRVRQLNYLSEIIQPLRHVVVMGDLNCTPDQLHAHERFSASLPLHPVKPLLSYPSWQPRHALDHILLSQSLEAAEVRVLDHLFSDHLPIAVDLPLPEACLAAIRPSV, encoded by the coding sequence TTGCGCGAAGCCAGAGAGCGTGACGAAGCAGCCATAAACGGCCCACGCTCGACGCTGTTTGAAGATGGACACTTGCGCCTGCTGACCTTTAATTTGCAAGTGGGTATCCAGACATCGGCGTACCATCACTATCTCACGCGCAGTTGGCAGCACCTTCTGCCTCATCCGCGTCGTCAGAAGCGGCTGGATGTAATGGGGGAGGTGCTGAGCAAGTACGACGTGGTCGGTCTTCAAGAGGTCGATGGCGGTAGTTTTCGCTCAAGCCGCGTCAATCAGGTGGAGTACCTCGCTGCCAAAGCGGGGTTTCCCCATCACGTTCAGCAGCTCAACCGTAATCTGGGGCGTATTGCTCAGCACAGTAACGGTTTACTCTCGCGGCTGGTGCCCAGCCAAGTAGAAGAGCACCGTTTGCCGGGGACGATGCCTGGCCGCGGTGCGATTCATGCACGCTTTGGTGAAGGGCCGGATGCACTGCACATATTCGTTGCTCACTTGGCGCTAAGCCACCGCGGCCGGGTGCGTCAGCTCAATTATTTAAGCGAGATTATCCAGCCGCTGCGCCACGTTGTGGTGATGGGGGATCTCAACTGTACCCCTGACCAACTGCACGCTCATGAGCGTTTTAGTGCGTCGCTGCCACTGCATCCGGTTAAACCCCTGTTAAGTTACCCCTCCTGGCAGCCGCGCCACGCGCTGGATCATATCCTGTTGTCGCAATCGTTAGAGGCCGCCGAAGTGCGCGTCTTAGACCACCTGTTTTCTGACCACCTGCCCATCGCTGTCGATCTGCCCTTGCCAGAGGCCTGCTTAGCGGCCATTCGCCCAAGCGTTTAA
- the dapF gene encoding diaminopimelate epimerase — protein MLLHFTKMHGLGNDFVMVDLVTQRARLDEAQIRALADRRFGIGFDQLLVVEPPRDPEMDFRYRIYNADGSEVENCGNGARCFARFVRDQRLTHKHEIHVETAGGPLVLTVQHDGMVRVDMGRPRFSPLALPFDAPGDQPLHQLEVGDETLQIGVVSMGNPHAVLQVDSVDDAPVERLGPLVEAHPRFPKRVNVGFMQVLSPSEIRLRVYERGSGETLACGTGACAAVASGIRQGLLKSPVKVHLPGGELSIEWPDPEGALTMVGPATRVFDGRVALN, from the coding sequence ATGCTGTTACACTTCACCAAAATGCATGGCCTGGGCAATGACTTCGTCATGGTGGATCTGGTCACTCAGCGCGCACGGCTGGACGAAGCTCAAATCCGAGCACTGGCAGATCGGCGTTTCGGTATTGGCTTTGATCAGCTGTTAGTGGTCGAGCCTCCCCGCGATCCGGAGATGGATTTTCGCTACCGCATTTACAATGCCGATGGCAGTGAAGTGGAGAACTGCGGCAATGGCGCGCGCTGTTTTGCCCGCTTCGTGCGCGATCAGCGGCTAACCCATAAGCATGAAATTCATGTGGAAACCGCCGGTGGCCCCTTGGTGCTAACCGTTCAGCACGACGGCATGGTGCGGGTGGATATGGGCCGGCCACGGTTTAGTCCTCTGGCGCTGCCGTTCGATGCCCCTGGGGATCAACCATTGCATCAGCTCGAAGTGGGGGATGAAACGCTGCAGATTGGCGTGGTCTCCATGGGCAATCCTCATGCGGTGCTGCAGGTCGACAGCGTGGACGACGCCCCGGTCGAACGCCTTGGGCCATTGGTAGAGGCGCATCCCCGTTTCCCTAAGCGTGTTAACGTAGGCTTTATGCAGGTACTCTCGCCAAGTGAAATTCGCTTGCGCGTTTATGAGCGCGGCAGCGGCGAAACGCTGGCCTGCGGCACAGGTGCCTGCGCCGCAGTGGCCAGCGGCATTCGCCAGGGGCTGCTGAAAAGCCCGGTAAAAGTCCATTTACCCGGTGGAGAGCTCAGCATTGAGTGGCCTGACCCAGAAGGGGCGCTAACGATGGTGGGGCCCGCTACACGCGTTTTCGATGGCCGCGTAGCACTTAATTAA
- a CDS encoding TRAP transporter large permease, with amino-acid sequence MLEFMPIILFAVICIVLMFGFPVALSLAGTALLFAGMGLGLEAIGIDANFDSGYLAALPNRLYGIMTNQTLLAVPLFVLMGVLLEKSKVAETLLDAMALLFGAMRGGLGISVTLVGMLMAASTGIVGATVVTMGLMSLPTMLKRGYSTSLATGTICATGTLGQIIPPSIALVLLGDVLSSAYQQAQLDMGIFSPKTVSVGDLFMGALVPGLLLVVVYMIYVALVAWLRPHMAPAADREELMAELGHTSGIGMLLLKGLVPPVVLIVAVLGSILSGFATPTEASAVGAFGALILALAYRQLDWATLKDVLRSTTHVTTMVFLILIGAALFSLVFRAYGGEHMVTELFEAMPGGVVGATIIVMLVIFLLGFILDFIEITFVVVPIVGPILLAMGLDPIWLGIMIAINLQTSFLTPPFGFALFYLRGVAPPSVSTSAIYRGVIPFILMQLGMLLLLTFFPQLATWLPAQFG; translated from the coding sequence ATGCTGGAATTCATGCCGATTATTTTATTTGCCGTTATATGCATAGTGCTGATGTTCGGCTTTCCCGTGGCGCTCTCGCTGGCGGGCACGGCGCTGCTGTTTGCGGGTATGGGGCTGGGCCTGGAAGCCATCGGTATCGACGCCAACTTCGATAGTGGCTATCTTGCCGCCTTGCCCAACCGGCTCTACGGCATTATGACCAACCAAACGCTATTGGCGGTGCCACTGTTTGTTTTAATGGGCGTGTTGCTGGAAAAATCCAAAGTCGCCGAGACGCTGCTGGACGCCATGGCGCTGCTGTTTGGTGCCATGCGCGGAGGTTTGGGAATTTCGGTAACCCTGGTGGGCATGCTAATGGCGGCCTCTACCGGCATCGTCGGGGCCACCGTGGTCACCATGGGGCTGATGTCGCTTCCCACCATGCTAAAGCGTGGTTACAGCACCTCTCTGGCGACCGGCACTATCTGCGCCACCGGCACGCTGGGCCAAATCATTCCGCCTTCCATTGCCCTGGTACTGCTCGGTGACGTGCTGTCATCGGCGTATCAGCAAGCGCAGCTGGATATGGGGATCTTCAGCCCTAAAACCGTCTCCGTAGGCGATCTGTTTATGGGCGCGCTGGTGCCTGGGTTGCTTCTGGTCGTGGTGTATATGATCTATGTGGCCCTGGTGGCCTGGCTGCGTCCGCATATGGCGCCTGCTGCCGACCGTGAAGAGTTGATGGCTGAACTGGGCCATACCTCCGGAATTGGTATGCTGCTGCTCAAAGGCCTGGTACCGCCCGTAGTGCTGATTGTGGCGGTGCTGGGCTCGATCCTCAGCGGTTTTGCCACCCCCACAGAGGCCTCTGCGGTAGGCGCCTTTGGTGCTTTAATATTAGCATTGGCCTATCGTCAGCTTGACTGGGCGACCCTGAAAGACGTACTGCGCTCGACTACCCACGTCACCACCATGGTGTTTTTGATCCTGATTGGCGCGGCGCTGTTTTCGCTGGTGTTTCGCGCCTATGGCGGCGAACACATGGTGACCGAACTGTTCGAGGCGATGCCTGGCGGGGTGGTGGGCGCGACGATCATCGTTATGCTGGTGATCTTCCTGCTCGGCTTTATTCTCGACTTTATCGAAATCACCTTTGTGGTGGTGCCCATCGTCGGGCCAATCTTGCTTGCCATGGGTCTTGACCCGATTTGGCTGGGCATTATGATCGCGATTAACCTGCAAACGTCGTTCTTAACGCCGCCGTTTGGCTTCGCGCTATTCTACTTGCGCGGTGTGGCGCCGCCGTCGGTCTCTACCTCGGCTATTTACCGCGGCGTTATCCCGTTTATCCTCATGCAGCTAGGAATGTTGCTGTTGCTAACGTTCTTTCCGCAGCTGGCAACGTGGTTGCCCGCGCAGTTTGGCTAA